A window from Corynebacterium urealyticum DSM 7109 encodes these proteins:
- the trmB gene encoding tRNA (guanosine(46)-N7)-methyltransferase TrmB yields MTSSNNSPQDDHQQALSEENSAPATEVTGGTGRRPLQTVFNDGRDYPRLSSFAFRRGTLTDNQEATWEANWPRLGKELDEQVNEQYIDLDEWFGRHADTIVEIGSGTGTSTAAMAPLETDKNIVAVELYRPGLAKLVGAVSREGIENIRMIKGDGVEVLQRMFRPESLAGVRIFFPDPWPKARHHKRRIVQTGTLHLIASRLRPGGILHIATDHAEYAEWIDELVNAEPQLEYIGWPEELASGADDGRGHLGQLVDRQLLTKFEDKGLRKEHTIKEYLWTKK; encoded by the coding sequence ATGACTAGCTCCAATAATTCCCCACAGGACGACCACCAGCAAGCCCTTTCGGAAGAAAACTCCGCACCGGCGACGGAAGTTACCGGAGGCACCGGCAGGCGCCCACTTCAGACGGTGTTCAACGACGGCCGCGACTACCCACGGCTATCCAGCTTCGCCTTCCGCCGCGGCACGCTCACCGATAACCAGGAGGCCACCTGGGAAGCCAACTGGCCGCGCCTAGGCAAGGAGCTCGACGAGCAGGTCAACGAGCAGTACATCGACCTGGATGAATGGTTCGGCCGCCATGCAGACACGATCGTGGAGATCGGCTCCGGCACCGGCACCTCCACCGCCGCGATGGCCCCGCTGGAGACCGATAAGAACATCGTCGCCGTCGAGCTCTACCGCCCCGGCCTGGCCAAGCTCGTCGGTGCGGTCAGCCGCGAAGGGATCGAGAACATCCGCATGATCAAGGGCGACGGCGTGGAGGTGCTGCAGCGCATGTTCCGGCCCGAGTCCCTGGCCGGGGTGCGTATCTTCTTCCCGGACCCGTGGCCCAAGGCCCGCCACCACAAGCGCCGCATCGTGCAGACCGGCACGCTGCACCTCATCGCCAGCCGGCTGCGCCCGGGCGGCATCCTGCACATCGCCACCGATCACGCGGAGTACGCCGAGTGGATCGACGAGCTCGTGAACGCAGAGCCGCAGCTCGAATACATCGGTTGGCCCGAGGAGCTCGCCAGCGGAGCAGACGACGGGCGCGGCCACCTCGGCCAGTTGGTGGACCGCCAG